GCGAGCGCCGACCGAACGGGAGGCGCGAGCAGGGAGGGGATACAGCGTTCACAAGAGCTGAAGCTCTTGTGGGCTAACGAGACGCGAAGCGTCTCGTGAACGCCGCACGGTTCTCATACACGATTCGGTGGCAGGCTCACAGACCCACGCAATTACAATGTTTTTACAGTAGAGTAGCACAGTATTGACCGAACCCAATGGAGTACGACCTCAACTCGGGAGCGCACTCGACGTATTCCCTGCACTACCACCTGATACTCACCACGAAGTATCAGCGCGGAGTGCTAACCGAGGAGCGAACCCAATTCATTCACGAGGTCATCAGCGAGTTCACGGACAACTACGGTGTCGAACTGACGAACCTCGACGGCGAGGACGACCACGTTCACATCCTCTTCCGAGCGAAGCCAACCACAGACCTCGTGAAGTTCATCAACACGGCCAAGGGCGCGACTGCCCGCCGTATCCGCGACGAGTACGCGGACGAACTCAAGACCGAACTGTGGGGCGATTCGTTCTGGAACGACTCGTACTGCCTCATCTCGACGGGGCAGGTATCGCTGGATGTGCTAAAACAGTACGTAGAGGACCAACGCGAGTAGAATGTACTACGCCTACAAGTTCCGTCTCAAGCCGTCCGACGCCCACCGTGAGGAGTTGGACCGCCACCGAGACATTTGTAGGCAACTGTACAACCACACGCTCTACCGTCTCAACGAGTACCAAGACGAACACGGTGAACTGCCGTCCATGACCGCCCTGCGGTCGGAACTCCCCGACCTCAAGAAGTGGTGGGACGGCCTCTCCGACGTGTACTCGAAGGTTCTCCAAACCGTCGTAGAACGCCTGTTCGATAACCTCAAAGGACTCTCGGCGCTCAAGAAGAACGGCTACGGCGTCGGTCAACTCAAGTGGAAGCCGCCGGGAGTTCCGCAGTTTTACCTACAGTCAATCTGGCTTCAAGCTCGACAAGAAGGGCGGTCAGACTGTGCTGTCACTCTCGAAACTCGCGGACATACCGATTCGGCTCCACCGCGCCATCCCCAACGACGCGAAGCTCAAACAGGTCACGGTCAAGAAGGAACCGACGGGTGAGTGGTTCGCCATGTTCGGCGTCCAAATGGACCGTGAGCCGCCCGAACCGCCTGAGAATCCCGAGAAGTGCGTCGGCATCGACGTGGGATTCTCAAGTACGCCCACGATACCGACGGAACCGCCGTCGGGTCGCTCGACCTCTCCGACGAGCGCGAACGCTTGGAGCGTGAGCAACGGAAACTCTCGCGGAAGCAACACGGGTCGAACAACTATGAGACGCAACGACGGCGCGTAGCGGAGTGTCACGCCGACCTCCGACGGAAGCGCCGCGACTTCTTGCACAAACTCTCGAACTACTACGCTCGGGAGTACGACCTCATGGCGGTCGAAGACCTGAACGTGAAGGGGATGATGGAGTCGCCGTCGAACAGCCGCAACACGGCGTCTGCCGCGTGGCGGACGTTCCTCTCGTTGCTCGATTACAAGTGTGAGCGCGAGGGGACGCACTTCGTCGCGGTCAATCCGAGAGGAACGACCAAGGAGTGCGCGTCGTGCGGCGTTTCGACCGACAAGCCGTTGTGGGTCCGTGAACACTCCTGTCCTGCCTGCGGGTTTGAGGCGGACAGGGACGCGAACGCGGCGTGGAACATCCTTTCTCGCGGCCTCGAAGATGTAGGGGTGGGATACTCCGAATCAACGCCTGGGGAGACTGCGCTCCCTGTGGATACGTCCGTATCTGCAAAGCGCGTCGTGGAAACAGGAAGCCCCACCCTCAAGGAGCGAACGGCGTCAGCCGTGAGCGAGTAGGGTAGGGTAGTTCACGGTGGATGATTTCTCTTAAGATGCTCAGTCAGTCACGGCACGTCAATCTCCTCTTTCGGAACTTCCGATCAGGACTAGTCCCACAGTTCGACCATACCGGGAATTCGATGATCATCGGTCCCGGATCGGGTGCGACATGTAGTTTCGTTTCCATTACGGATATTCCACTTCTATCTGTGACTCAAATTGCTTGAAATATAGGTGACGGTTATCCTAAAAGTTTCTCGGACCCGATTGCACTGAGTAAAACTCCTCGAGGAAAGTAGGTACATACTGTTTGAAGAACTCGCGTTGCCTATCTCATTCTTCTAACATGAGATCTTTGGAGATCGATATATGGCACCAATCATAAGTACTATAATAATTATATAGATTGGATATAAGTCTTATACAGATGTACGGTAACATAGGGCTAAAAACTATATACTGGGATCAATATGAAGAACAAACGGTACTTCAAACGGATCGTGTCGACTACTCAGTAAGTGAATATCAATTGAAGGAAGGAATAGAGAGTCAACTGAACACAGTCAACACTCACCGCTCGGGCCGTGTCTCTCTGTCAAGACAGCTGGTAACAGAGTGGTGGTCGCCTATACTTGTTTCATGACGGCTGACAACACTGATGCAGACGCCGACGATGAATCGCTCCTGTTCGAACAACAGCAAGACACGACGGACTGGCCGATTCCCCGACTGTTTTGGGAGTACGGTCATGACTATAGACCGCTCATTGCGGTCGCACTGCTGGCATCAGTCCTCTCGCCAGTCGTGAGCCTGGTTCCAACCTATCTCTTGAAGGTTGTAATCGATGGGGTATTTCTCAACACGACGCCCTTTTCGCTTCCTCTTATACCGGGAGGGTGGCTTCCAGCGGAGCCCCAAGCCCAGTTGGCACTGTCGGTCGGGCTCATCGTTGGAGCGGCAGTGACGAGCACTGGGCTCGGCTGGGTGAGCAGTTGGACGTGGGGTCGGTTCGCCCAAACCGTACAACACGTCGTGCGGACGGATGCCTACGAGAAGATCCAGCGGCTCAGCATCGCCTTTTTCGACGACCAACAGACCGGTCAGATCCTCAGCATTCTCAACGACGACGTGAACGAGCTCAATCGCCTGCTCCAACGATTTCTGGACGATCTGCTCCGGATCGGAGCCCAATTCATCGGCATCGCCGTGTTTTTGATGTATCTCCACTGGCAACTCGCGCTCATCGCGTTACTACCAGTGCCAATACTGGCTGTGATGAGTCGATGGTTTGTCACCCGTATTCGCCCGATGTACGACGATGTCCGCCAGCGGGTGGGCGTGCTCAGCGCGCGCATCGAAAACAGTCTCAGCGGCATCAAGGTGGTGAAAGCCTATACTGCGGAGCCATTCGAGGCTGGCCGTGTTGACAGGGCCTCTCGTGATCTTTTCGACATTCGGTGGGACGTGATCACCGCACGCATCAGCTTCTTTCCCGCAATGAATGTCGTCAACTGGCTCAGCTTCGGCGTTCTGGTGATTATTGGCGGCCTGTGGATTCTTGACGGCCCGCCGTTGTTCTTCACCAAACCGTTGTCGGTCGGAACGCTCGTCGCGTTTCTCACCTACAATCGTCAGTTCACAGGCCCGCTGATCCAAGCCGGGCACTTAGTCGATCTGTACCATGACGCTCGGGCCTCAGTGGTTCGTATCTTCGCCCTCAACGACTACGAGATCGAGATCAATGACGACGAGAACGCTCTCTCACTCGTCGATGTCGACGGTCACATCAAGTATGAGGACGTGACCTTCCGCTATGTGTCCGCTGATGAGCCAGCGATCGAGGAGATCAGTTTCGAGGTCGAACCAGGGGCGTTCGTCGGCCTCGTTGGCCCGACCGGCTCAGGGAAAACCACACTGACAAAGCTGCTTCCTCGGTTTTACGACCCGACTGGGGGAACGATTCGTCTCGATGGCCACGATCTGCGTTCGGTCGCACTCGATGATCTCCGGACGGCGATTGGCTACGTCTCTCAGGAACCGTTCCTCTTTTCCGGCACAGTTAGTGAAAACATCGCCTACAGCACCCCAGACGTTGCTCAGGCGGAGATCGAGCGCGCGGCGCAGATGGCTGGTGCCCACGACTTCATTGCGGAACTAGCGGATGGCTACGAGACCGAGGTCGGTGAACGGGGGGTGAAACTGTCGGGCGGCCAGCGCCAACGCATCGCTATCGCCCGTGCAATCATTACCGATCCGGAGCTGTTGATTCTGGACGAAGCGACCTCCCACGTCGATAACGAAACGGAAGTGTTGATCCAGACGGCCCTGCGGGAGTTCAGTGCTGATCGCACCACGTTCGCCATCGCTCACCGGCTTTCGACAGTGCGCCACGCCGATACGATCCTCGTTCTCGATGATGGGTCGATCGTCGAACGGGGGACACACGAGGAACTACTCGCACAGGACGGCCTGTATGCGAACCTCTGGCGGGTCCAAGTCGGAGAGCTGGATGAGTTGCCCGAGGCGTTCCTCGAACAAACTATTGACACCGATACGACACTCTCCGGTCGGTAACAGTACGCCGTGTGGCGTACTACAATGAGGTGGCCTCAGGGTCTCGAAGCGTAGCAAGTTGTTCGAGGACAGTCTCACGACTCACGTCGGTGGCTGCGTATGGATTCGTAACGGCCGCAAACGGTGGAGAGCCGTCGAAGGCCGCTGCTCGTTCGACGGCCCGACCGAGCCGGACAACTGATTCGGCTAGTCGTGCCGCTGCTGTCTCCGGTGGGAGCCACTCGTATGCGTCGTGTTCGTCATTCAGGGAGATGGTTCGCTCGTCAGTCTCACAGCGATAGACGAGTGTCACCATCGGCGCACCCGTCGCATCATCAATCCAGCCGCCGTACAATGCTTCAACGAGTGGCCCAACACGACTCTCGATGGACAACTCCTCGCGGAGTTCTCGACGAAGGCCACCGACGAGCGTTTCTCCGTACTCGAACGTCCCGCCGGGTGGTTCCCAGTGATCATCACATATCGTAAGCAACACCTGGTCGTCCGGGCCGAACAGGATTGCCTTTTGGGTGAGTTTGCCAACGTAGTGGTTGGATGGCTCCGACATCGTCACGTTGACAGTGTTGAGACGGAGAGACAATATCAGTCGTGGGCTAGCCATCCACGGGCCGGCCGGAGAGTGGCTCTCCAAGCAGTCCATGTGAGCGTGTTCCCCCTCCGAAACGGATGTGTGATAGTATTTATGACATGAACGGGCCGTCGGTAACGACAAAGCCCATATAACGCACTCCCAAAGCGCTGAATAGATATGTATGATGTGACTGGTTTTCAGCGTGATCTTCTCTACATCATTGCAGGGGGCGATGAACCACATGGGCTGGCGATCAAAGACGAGCTTGAGGATTACTACGAGACAGAGATCCACGCCGGTCGGCTGTATCCGAACCTCGACACGCTCGTCGAGAAGGGACTCGTTGAGAAAGGCCAACAGGACCGCCGGACGAACGCCTACTCGGTAACACGGCGAGGGCACCGCGAGATCGATGCCCGCACCGAGTGGGAAGCGCAGTACGTCGATCACTCGGTCTCTGTGAACGCGTAGGGACTTCCGTTGTGTCTGTTGCTATTACAGAACAATACCGGCGGCTGTCTTCATCCACATCACCACCCTTTGCCTCGCATCAGTTCGTGGCTCAGTATGGGAGCAACTCGCAGGCCTGTCCGTTGCCATCGGCGTCGAGGCGATGAGGATCGTTCGCGGGGTCGTGGGTCTCGAAGAATTGCTGTGCCTCTGCTCGCGTCTCGAAGTCAGAACAGTCACGATCGGCGCCGGTAGTCGGTGTCGGTACTGGTGTTGCTGGTGCTCGGTCGAATGCCCAGACACCTCGCCTTTCGGCCTGTGCGGTTTGCTCGGCACTGCCGAACTGCTTACGATATGAAGATAAGTCTCTATTGAAAGCTCTTCTCAAAAGATTTATTTCGTGAAAAGAATCCCTACTCTATGTGGAATTGGTTATGTCCGTCTGGTGAAGTCAATGTAGAAACTACTTTTGCGTCTCAATTTGATGCTTAGTTTATGGCTGCTGAATCTGGTCCCACTGCGATAGATTTCCGAGAATTACTCAGAGATGGCTGGAAAATAGCGGCAATCCTTCTCTTCTGGGGAGCGCTTGCCCTAATTGGGTTCGCTGGAGTCACAAACATCGGATTCTACAGACCTGGCAGCTTCTTCTGGTGGATCGGGAATATGCTTGGATGGACATTCGTAGTAACAGGGGTTGGTAACATACTCATCTACACCATCGCTCGTGGTATCCACCTTTCCCGTCAATAACTGATGTAACTGAGAGAGGTTCTGAACTGAGCGAAGCGTAGCCCTAGTTCAACAGCCAGTCGCGGTCCTCAACTGTTTTTGGAACAGTAAACTCCGGTGGGCCTTCGTTCGCGGGATTTGTTTCGGTCGTCCTGTTCGTAGACTGCACCTCGATCGTGTCGCTGTCCACCACGCGTGTAACTGTCACCGTTTGCGTCTCACCTCCCGTTGGTGGTGCCTCTGCCGATGGATCAGGATCCCTGCATCGCCGGCCAACAGCAGTAGCGGTAGTAGGAGCACAAGACAGTTCCAGTGCATCGTGATAAGATACCTAAATGGAGACAATCCTACAGTCATTCGTGACCTCTTCCAACGCTTCGACGGTGTTCGATTACACTCGATCGGATGGCCGCACCGCTACTCAGGAGCCCCAGTGTCCCCATTGTGAGACGAGGTTTCACAGCGAGCACAGAGACAGCGAATCCGTCATCGATCGCCACGGGGAGTCATATCCCAGCATCGACGCCCCTGCTCACGACGGGCCGTTTTTCTGTCCGCCATGCTGGGCGGATTTGGAAACGAATCGGCTGGCCCAAGATATCTGAGAGTCGTAGCACACGCAGGTGACTGCGCACAATACCGACGGGCACGTGGCCTGTGCTGTGGGACGGAACTGCTTCGTCAGAGCCCGCTTGGCAGACAGCGGAATAGCCGTCGAGAGTGTGTCCGATGGGCAGGTCTGTCAGTGTAGTTCTATATACATTTTGTAACCAATGTTAATATATTATTATCTAAAAGGTATGGGCGTGATACGAACATCGCATATAGTAGTGGTGATGGCAGTGTTGTCCGTTGCGATTCCAGCGGGCGTCGTGGGCAGTCCTTCGACGACAAGTGACACGCTGAGTGGGACGGTCACCGAGGTCGTTGACG
This Halocatena salina DNA region includes the following protein-coding sequences:
- a CDS encoding ABC transporter ATP-binding protein, with product MTADNTDADADDESLLFEQQQDTTDWPIPRLFWEYGHDYRPLIAVALLASVLSPVVSLVPTYLLKVVIDGVFLNTTPFSLPLIPGGWLPAEPQAQLALSVGLIVGAAVTSTGLGWVSSWTWGRFAQTVQHVVRTDAYEKIQRLSIAFFDDQQTGQILSILNDDVNELNRLLQRFLDDLLRIGAQFIGIAVFLMYLHWQLALIALLPVPILAVMSRWFVTRIRPMYDDVRQRVGVLSARIENSLSGIKVVKAYTAEPFEAGRVDRASRDLFDIRWDVITARISFFPAMNVVNWLSFGVLVIIGGLWILDGPPLFFTKPLSVGTLVAFLTYNRQFTGPLIQAGHLVDLYHDARASVVRIFALNDYEIEINDDENALSLVDVDGHIKYEDVTFRYVSADEPAIEEISFEVEPGAFVGLVGPTGSGKTTLTKLLPRFYDPTGGTIRLDGHDLRSVALDDLRTAIGYVSQEPFLFSGTVSENIAYSTPDVAQAEIERAAQMAGAHDFIAELADGYETEVGERGVKLSGGQRQRIAIARAIITDPELLILDEATSHVDNETEVLIQTALREFSADRTTFAIAHRLSTVRHADTILVLDDGSIVERGTHEELLAQDGLYANLWRVQVGELDELPEAFLEQTIDTDTTLSGR
- a CDS encoding PadR family transcriptional regulator, with amino-acid sequence MYDVTGFQRDLLYIIAGGDEPHGLAIKDELEDYYETEIHAGRLYPNLDTLVEKGLVEKGQQDRRTNAYSVTRRGHREIDARTEWEAQYVDHSVSVNA
- a CDS encoding NUDIX domain-containing protein, translated to MSEPSNHYVGKLTQKAILFGPDDQVLLTICDDHWEPPGGTFEYGETLVGGLRRELREELSIESRVGPLVEALYGGWIDDATGAPMVTLVYRCETDERTISLNDEHDAYEWLPPETAAARLAESVVRLGRAVERAAAFDGSPPFAAVTNPYAATDVSRETVLEQLATLRDPEATSL
- the tnpA gene encoding IS200/IS605 family transposase, producing MEYDLNSGAHSTYSLHYHLILTTKYQRGVLTEERTQFIHEVISEFTDNYGVELTNLDGEDDHVHILFRAKPTTDLVKFINTAKGATARRIRDEYADELKTELWGDSFWNDSYCLISTGQVSLDVLKQYVEDQRE
- a CDS encoding excalibur calcium-binding domain-containing protein, whose amino-acid sequence is MRRAFNRDLSSYRKQFGSAEQTAQAERRGVWAFDRAPATPVPTPTTGADRDCSDFETRAEAQQFFETHDPANDPHRLDADGNGQACELLPY